From the genome of Haloterrigena sp. KLK7, one region includes:
- a CDS encoding site-2 protease family protein: MNYTVVRVWGIPIRVNVSLFVFVPILVWLIGSGEQLAAYETVINAATPATVDAASLTDADRWLIGGLAAVGLFASVAVHELGHAWAAMRYDIEVESITLWILGGLANLSEMPREWNREFWIAVAGPAASLLVGAACIGALFVVPESATVVVFAIGLLGVMNVSLVAFNMLPAFPMDGGRVFRAVLARNRSYVSATRTAARAGTLFAILFIFLGVVVTFSPILVLVALFIYVSATGESRAVVLDDLLSGLTVTDLLASREPVPVGATVETVFARLLAARRTDLPVVDETGAIVGAITATALRDIGPAEYETTAVGDVATTDLPRIDAETSAFDALQTLQRSRADVGFVVRDGEPVGLVSRADFAAALELRRDATAF; the protein is encoded by the coding sequence GTGAACTACACAGTCGTCCGCGTCTGGGGGATCCCGATCCGCGTGAACGTCTCGCTGTTCGTCTTCGTTCCGATTCTCGTGTGGCTCATCGGAAGCGGCGAACAGCTCGCCGCGTACGAGACCGTCATCAACGCCGCGACGCCGGCGACGGTCGACGCGGCGAGCCTCACCGACGCCGACCGCTGGCTCATCGGGGGCCTCGCGGCCGTCGGCCTGTTCGCGAGCGTCGCCGTCCACGAACTGGGCCACGCGTGGGCCGCCATGCGCTACGATATCGAGGTCGAGTCGATCACGCTCTGGATTCTGGGGGGACTGGCGAACCTCTCCGAGATGCCCAGGGAGTGGAACCGCGAGTTCTGGATCGCCGTCGCCGGACCCGCGGCGAGCCTCCTCGTCGGAGCCGCGTGCATCGGCGCGCTCTTCGTCGTTCCCGAGTCGGCGACGGTCGTCGTCTTCGCGATCGGGCTGCTCGGCGTCATGAACGTCTCGCTGGTGGCGTTCAACATGCTCCCCGCGTTCCCGATGGACGGCGGACGGGTGTTTCGGGCCGTGCTCGCGCGCAACCGCTCGTACGTCAGCGCCACTCGGACGGCCGCCCGCGCCGGAACGCTGTTCGCGATCCTGTTCATCTTTCTCGGCGTCGTCGTGACGTTCAGCCCGATCCTCGTGCTGGTCGCGCTCTTCATCTACGTCAGTGCGACCGGCGAGTCCCGCGCGGTCGTTCTCGACGACCTCCTCTCGGGGCTGACCGTGACGGACCTCCTCGCGTCGCGGGAGCCGGTTCCGGTCGGCGCGACCGTCGAAACCGTGTTCGCTCGCTTGCTCGCCGCTCGGCGAACTGATCTCCCCGTCGTCGACGAGACCGGTGCGATCGTCGGCGCGATCACCGCGACCGCGCTGCGCGACATCGGTCCGGCGGAGTACGAAACGACCGCCGTCGGCGACGTCGCGACGACCGATCTCCCGCGCATCGACGCCGAGACGAGCGCGTTCGATGCGCTCCAGACGTTGCAACGGAGCCGGGCCGACGTCGGGTTCGTCGTGCGCGACGGCGAGCCCGTCGGCCTGGTCTCGCGGGCCGACTTCGCCGCGGCGCTCGAGCTCCGGCGCGACGCGACGGCGTTCTAA
- a CDS encoding Hsp20/alpha crystallin family protein, whose protein sequence is MRRNPFDDIEELLDRVSRQVEEGMGSGGLQVPGSVPVDVVDTGEEYLVTADLPGYETDDIDLTLSEGTLRLEASREDESEYAEGRYLRRERTHTSANRRIRLPEPVEEENVSAGFEDGVLTVRLPQVSGTDDSKRIDIE, encoded by the coding sequence ATGCGACGAAATCCGTTCGACGATATCGAGGAGTTGCTCGACCGCGTCAGCCGACAGGTCGAGGAAGGGATGGGCAGCGGCGGCCTTCAGGTCCCGGGCTCGGTCCCGGTCGACGTCGTCGACACCGGCGAGGAGTACCTCGTCACGGCCGACCTCCCCGGCTACGAGACCGACGACATCGACCTGACCCTCTCGGAGGGCACCCTGCGCCTCGAGGCCAGCCGCGAGGACGAGTCGGAGTACGCCGAGGGACGGTACCTCCGTCGCGAACGGACGCACACGTCGGCCAACCGTCGGATCCGCCTCCCCGAACCGGTCGAGGAGGAGAACGTCTCGGCCGGCTTCGAGGACGGCGTGTTGACCGTCCGACTCCCGCAGGTCTCGGGAACCGACGACTCGAAGCGGATCGACATCGAGTAG
- a CDS encoding helix-turn-helix domain-containing protein, translating into MLRASISIPPEALALDHAASAVSGLEVEAERIAAHSTEWVMPCLWVADAESDGVEAAIRSDPSIDEIVESVRFDEAAFYHVEWTDDVKRRIDSYLDKEGSLLEARLAAEEWRVDLRFADREQFDAFRDQLADRGHSFRLLSLTEMTCPDRGVRVLTSAQRDALVTAAERGYYRVPRETTTDELADDLGISHQAISELLRRATENLVFSTLTAERDSGPS; encoded by the coding sequence ATGCTACGCGCGTCCATTTCCATCCCGCCGGAAGCGCTGGCCCTCGACCACGCCGCGAGCGCCGTTTCCGGGCTCGAGGTCGAGGCCGAACGGATCGCCGCGCACAGCACCGAGTGGGTGATGCCCTGTCTCTGGGTCGCCGATGCGGAGTCCGACGGCGTCGAGGCGGCGATCCGGTCGGATCCGTCGATCGACGAGATCGTCGAGAGCGTGCGATTCGACGAGGCGGCGTTCTATCACGTCGAGTGGACCGACGACGTGAAGCGGCGGATCGATTCGTACCTCGACAAGGAGGGATCGCTGCTCGAGGCGCGGCTCGCGGCGGAGGAGTGGCGAGTCGACCTCCGCTTCGCCGACCGCGAGCAGTTCGACGCGTTCCGCGACCAGCTCGCGGACCGCGGGCACTCCTTTCGCCTGTTGAGCCTGACCGAAATGACGTGCCCGGACCGCGGCGTGCGGGTCCTCACCTCGGCGCAGCGGGACGCGCTCGTGACCGCCGCGGAGCGCGGCTACTACCGCGTTCCGCGGGAGACGACGACCGACGAACTCGCGGACGACCTCGGCATCTCCCATCAGGCGATCTCCGAACTCCTCCGGCGCGCCACTGAGAACCTCGTCTTTTCGACGTTGACCGCGGAGCGGGACTCCGGGCCGTCGTAA
- a CDS encoding SDR family oxidoreductase, translating to MVSDHTIFVTGASRGLGREIAAAFAEAGANVVLAARSDGIYETEELIDAPERTLAVETDVTDPDSVADAVDETIETFGGLDCLVNNAGIAGPTARLEETTDDEWLETLDVNVVGVARVTREAAPHLRESERGSVVNISSIGGKRPYANRGPYAASKMGLIGVTRALAAEFGDDDVTVNAICPGPVEGERIRGVFERQAEEAGVPVEDVEGEVLDSLMIEELVPPEEVAELAVHLASEASRHVTGQDINVSSGGAWY from the coding sequence ATGGTATCAGACCACACTATCTTCGTCACGGGTGCGAGCCGGGGACTGGGCCGCGAGATCGCCGCCGCGTTCGCCGAGGCGGGTGCGAACGTCGTCCTCGCGGCCAGAAGCGACGGCATCTACGAGACCGAAGAACTGATCGACGCTCCCGAGCGGACGCTAGCGGTCGAGACGGACGTGACTGATCCCGATTCGGTCGCCGACGCCGTCGACGAGACGATCGAGACCTTCGGCGGTCTGGACTGTCTCGTGAACAACGCCGGCATCGCCGGCCCCACCGCGCGGCTCGAGGAGACGACCGACGACGAGTGGCTCGAGACCCTGGACGTCAACGTCGTCGGCGTCGCTCGCGTCACGCGCGAGGCGGCTCCGCACCTCCGCGAGTCCGAGCGGGGGAGCGTCGTCAACATCTCCTCGATCGGCGGGAAACGACCCTACGCCAACCGGGGCCCGTACGCCGCCTCGAAGATGGGGCTGATCGGCGTGACTCGCGCGTTAGCCGCCGAGTTCGGCGACGACGACGTCACCGTCAACGCGATCTGTCCCGGGCCGGTCGAGGGCGAGCGGATCCGGGGCGTCTTCGAGCGACAGGCCGAGGAGGCGGGCGTCCCCGTGGAGGACGTCGAGGGCGAGGTCCTCGACAGTCTCATGATCGAGGAGCTGGTCCCGCCCGAGGAAGTCGCCGAGCTGGCCGTCCACCTCGCGTCCGAGGCGTCGCGCCACGTCACGGGCCAGGATATCAACGTCTCCTCGGGCGGAGCGTGGTACTAA
- a CDS encoding group 1 truncated hemoglobin — MSETLYERLGGQDAIGAVVDQFYERVIEDERVAHYFEDVDMQKQRAHQTQFISAVAGGPVDYSGEDMEAAHDDLGITKPDFDVIVEHLDATLEEFDVDAEDREAVLNAIAEYEDDIVTVPA; from the coding sequence ATGAGCGAAACTCTGTACGAACGACTCGGCGGACAGGACGCGATCGGTGCAGTCGTCGATCAGTTCTACGAGCGCGTGATCGAGGACGAGCGAGTCGCCCACTACTTCGAGGACGTCGACATGCAGAAACAGCGGGCCCACCAGACCCAGTTCATCAGCGCGGTCGCGGGCGGTCCCGTCGACTACTCGGGCGAGGACATGGAGGCCGCACACGACGACCTCGGGATCACGAAACCCGACTTCGACGTCATCGTCGAGCACCTCGACGCGACGCTCGAGGAGTTCGACGTCGACGCCGAGGACCGCGAGGCGGTGCTGAACGCGATCGCCGAGTACGAGGACGACATCGTCACGGTCCCGGCCTGA
- a CDS encoding DHH family phosphoesterase, giving the protein MTGPVPDLADRAAACADRLLDADRVLLASHIDADGLTSAAIAARALERAAIPFETVFEKQLDEAAIASIAETDYDTVLFTDFGSGQLDIIGEHEDAGAFTPVIADHHQPADRDTEFHLNPLLFGIDGASELSGAGASYVLARALADTADRSAELRSDGGMVTASGATDVRADNRDLAALAVVGAVGDMQASGGELHGANEKIVAEGVEAGVLETGKDLALYGKQTRPLPKLLEYATDVHIPGISNDENGALRFLDGLDLELKRDGEWRRWSGLTNDEKQTVASALVKRAVSTGVPATKIDQLVSTAYVLPEEPVGTELRDASEFSTLLNATARYERADVGLGVCLGDRDGALERARKLLRNHRRNLSEGIDLVTREGVTHEDHLQWFHAGDEIRETIVGIVAGMAMGNEGISRSKPIVAFADKNEEEVKVSSRGTHNLVRQGLDLSTVMGDASRAVGGDGGGHDVAAGATVPRGEEDAFIERADEIVGDQLS; this is encoded by the coding sequence ATGACCGGTCCGGTTCCCGACCTCGCCGATCGCGCGGCCGCCTGCGCCGACCGCCTCCTCGATGCCGATCGCGTCCTGTTGGCCTCGCACATCGACGCCGACGGACTGACCAGCGCCGCGATCGCCGCGCGGGCCCTCGAGCGAGCGGCGATCCCCTTCGAGACGGTCTTCGAGAAGCAACTCGACGAGGCGGCGATCGCCTCGATCGCGGAGACCGACTACGACACCGTTCTCTTCACCGACTTCGGGAGCGGCCAGCTCGATATCATCGGCGAGCACGAGGACGCGGGCGCCTTTACGCCCGTCATCGCCGACCACCACCAGCCCGCCGACCGCGATACCGAGTTCCACCTGAATCCCCTGCTGTTCGGGATCGACGGCGCCTCCGAACTGTCCGGCGCCGGCGCGAGCTACGTCCTCGCGCGGGCGCTCGCGGACACCGCGGATCGGTCGGCGGAACTGCGTTCCGATGGGGGGATGGTCACCGCCTCGGGCGCGACCGACGTCCGCGCCGACAACCGCGATCTGGCCGCCCTCGCGGTCGTCGGGGCCGTCGGCGACATGCAGGCCTCCGGCGGCGAACTCCACGGCGCCAACGAGAAGATCGTCGCGGAGGGCGTCGAGGCGGGCGTCCTCGAGACCGGCAAGGACCTGGCGCTCTACGGGAAACAGACCCGGCCCCTGCCGAAGCTGCTCGAGTACGCCACCGACGTCCACATCCCCGGGATCTCGAACGACGAGAACGGTGCGCTTCGGTTCCTCGACGGCCTCGACCTCGAGTTGAAACGCGACGGCGAGTGGCGCCGCTGGTCGGGGCTGACCAACGACGAGAAGCAGACCGTCGCCAGCGCGCTCGTCAAGCGGGCCGTCTCGACGGGCGTCCCCGCGACGAAGATCGACCAGCTCGTGAGTACGGCGTACGTCCTCCCCGAAGAGCCGGTCGGCACGGAGCTCCGGGACGCCAGCGAGTTCTCGACGCTGCTGAACGCGACCGCCCGCTACGAGCGCGCCGACGTCGGTCTCGGAGTCTGTCTCGGGGACCGCGACGGAGCGCTCGAGCGCGCCCGGAAACTGCTGCGCAACCACCGGCGCAACCTCTCGGAGGGGATCGACCTCGTCACGCGCGAGGGCGTCACCCACGAGGACCATCTCCAGTGGTTCCACGCGGGCGACGAGATCCGCGAGACCATCGTCGGCATCGTCGCCGGCATGGCGATGGGCAACGAGGGGATCAGCCGCTCGAAGCCGATCGTCGCCTTTGCAGACAAAAACGAGGAGGAAGTGAAGGTCTCGTCCCGCGGGACCCACAACCTCGTCCGGCAGGGGCTGGACCTCTCGACCGTCATGGGCGACGCCTCGCGGGCCGTCGGCGGCGACGGCGGCGGGCACGACGTCGCGGCCGGAGCGACGGTACCCCGCGGCGAGGAGGACGCGTTCATCGAGCGAGCCGACGAAATCGTCGGCGATCAACTCTCCTGA
- the hemC gene encoding hydroxymethylbilane synthase, translating to MRTRGTLRLATRGSTLARRQASLVKEALEDRRYEVELVTVETTGDQIRDELIHRLGKTGAFVRELDERVLEGDLDGAVHSMKDMPTEQPQDLVTAAVPERGPPGDVLITPDGSTLEELPAGATVGTSSLRRRAQLLSERDDLEVEPLRGNVDTRLEKLLAPALQREHQERSEADKERKGNTGDEDFEPEYDRTVDEWFDDLSELERQALGREVETEYDAIVLAQSGLERSGLAHYVDYQELPTGTFVPAPGQGALAVTARDGETARDIQSAIDFPRSRVETTVERTILAELGGGCIAPVGIYAVVQGEYVHATVSVFDRDGEESVEGSRDLPVETHAEAAREFARDLADRGAADLIEAAREDAESDEGESVAEEDKPEGK from the coding sequence ATGAGAACGCGCGGGACGCTGCGACTGGCGACACGGGGTTCCACACTCGCCCGGCGACAGGCCTCGCTGGTGAAGGAGGCCCTGGAGGACCGGCGATACGAGGTGGAACTGGTCACCGTCGAGACGACGGGCGACCAGATCAGAGACGAACTCATCCATCGGTTGGGGAAGACGGGCGCGTTCGTCCGCGAACTCGACGAGCGCGTCCTCGAGGGCGATCTCGACGGCGCCGTCCACTCGATGAAGGACATGCCGACCGAACAGCCCCAGGACCTCGTCACGGCGGCGGTACCCGAACGCGGGCCGCCGGGGGACGTCCTCATCACGCCCGACGGGTCGACGCTCGAGGAACTCCCCGCGGGCGCGACCGTCGGCACCTCGAGTCTGCGCCGTCGCGCGCAGCTCCTCTCGGAGCGCGACGACCTCGAGGTCGAACCGCTGCGCGGGAACGTGGACACGCGCCTCGAGAAGTTGCTGGCGCCCGCGCTCCAGCGGGAACACCAGGAGCGCTCGGAGGCCGACAAAGAACGCAAGGGCAACACCGGGGACGAGGACTTCGAACCCGAGTACGATCGCACCGTCGACGAGTGGTTCGACGACCTGTCGGAACTCGAGCGACAGGCGCTGGGACGGGAGGTCGAGACCGAGTACGACGCGATCGTCCTCGCGCAGTCGGGGCTGGAGCGCAGCGGTCTCGCCCACTACGTCGACTATCAGGAACTCCCGACGGGGACGTTCGTTCCCGCGCCGGGCCAGGGGGCCCTCGCGGTGACCGCGCGCGACGGCGAGACGGCCCGCGACATCCAGTCGGCGATCGACTTCCCCCGGAGCCGCGTCGAGACGACCGTCGAGCGAACGATCCTCGCCGAACTCGGCGGCGGCTGTATCGCGCCGGTCGGCATCTACGCGGTCGTCCAAGGCGAGTACGTCCACGCGACCGTCAGCGTCTTCGACCGCGACGGCGAGGAGTCGGTGGAGGGGAGCCGCGACCTGCCGGTCGAGACCCACGCCGAGGCCGCCCGCGAGTTCGCCCGCGATCTCGCGGACCGCGGCGCGGCCGACCTGATCGAGGCCGCCCGCGAGGACGCCGAGAGCGACGAGGGCGAGAGCGTCGCCGAGGAAGATAAGCCCGAGGGGAAATAG
- the cobA gene encoding uroporphyrinogen-III C-methyltransferase: MSGTTIDAEPGTVYLVGSGPGDPDLLTVKAKRLLEESDVVLHDKLPGPEIIDLLPEDRREDVGKRAGGERTPQSEINERLVELAREGKAVVRLKGGDSFVFGRGGEEAEYLAAHDVPFEVVPAVTSAIAAPAVAGIPVTHRDHASSVSFVTGHEDPTKEESAVDWEALAATGGTIVVLMGVGRLPDYTKALLRAGMDPETPVALVERGTWPDQQVATGTLETIVDARDEVGIEPPAVTVIGDVAGTRASVVDFLQNDYGAVDADEANGGDR, translated from the coding sequence ATGTCAGGCACAACTATCGACGCCGAACCGGGTACCGTCTACCTCGTCGGTAGCGGCCCCGGCGATCCCGATCTGTTGACCGTCAAGGCCAAACGACTGCTCGAGGAGAGCGACGTCGTCCTCCACGACAAACTGCCGGGTCCAGAGATCATCGATCTCCTGCCCGAGGACCGCCGCGAGGACGTCGGGAAGCGCGCCGGCGGCGAGCGCACGCCCCAGTCGGAGATCAACGAGCGACTGGTCGAACTCGCCCGCGAGGGCAAGGCCGTCGTCCGCCTGAAGGGCGGCGACTCGTTCGTCTTCGGCCGCGGCGGCGAGGAGGCCGAGTACCTCGCGGCCCACGACGTGCCGTTCGAGGTCGTCCCCGCGGTCACGTCGGCCATCGCCGCGCCCGCGGTCGCCGGCATCCCGGTCACGCACCGCGATCACGCCTCCTCGGTCTCCTTCGTCACGGGCCACGAGGACCCCACGAAGGAGGAGTCGGCGGTCGACTGGGAGGCCCTCGCGGCGACCGGCGGCACCATCGTCGTCCTGATGGGCGTCGGCCGCCTGCCGGACTACACGAAGGCGCTGCTCAGGGCCGGGATGGACCCTGAGACGCCCGTCGCGCTGGTCGAACGCGGCACCTGGCCCGACCAGCAGGTCGCGACGGGTACCCTCGAAACCATCGTCGACGCCCGCGACGAGGTCGGGATCGAGCCGCCGGCCGTAACGGTGATCGGCGACGTCGCCGGTACCCGCGCGTCGGTCGTCGACTTCCTACAGAACGACTACGGCGCGGTCGACGCCGACGAGGCGAACGGAGGCGACCGATGA
- a CDS encoding uroporphyrinogen-III synthase, with translation MSEPETPDATDTPTVAVFRPDDERLETAATLLTDLGADPVPDPMLAVEATGATPRTDADYVVFTSKTGAELVSEAGWEPGDQTVCSIGPATADALREEGYAVDLVPEEFTSSGLVAALADRVAGARVEVARSDHGSAVLLDGLEDAGAYVHETTLYRLVRPEGSGESAALAADGELDAACFTSSLTVDHFLEAAAERGVRDAALEGLADATVGVIGEPTAETAAERGIDVDIVPDEATFDALARETVAAVRRGRE, from the coding sequence ATGAGCGAACCAGAGACGCCCGACGCGACCGACACGCCCACCGTCGCCGTCTTCCGCCCCGACGACGAGCGACTCGAGACGGCCGCGACGCTGCTCACCGACCTCGGCGCCGACCCGGTCCCGGACCCGATGCTCGCCGTCGAGGCGACCGGCGCGACCCCGCGGACCGACGCCGACTACGTCGTCTTCACGAGCAAGACCGGCGCGGAACTCGTCTCCGAGGCGGGCTGGGAGCCCGGCGACCAGACCGTCTGTTCGATCGGCCCCGCGACGGCCGACGCGCTCCGCGAGGAGGGGTACGCGGTCGATCTCGTCCCCGAGGAGTTCACCTCGAGCGGCCTCGTCGCCGCGTTAGCGGACCGCGTCGCGGGCGCCCGCGTCGAGGTCGCCCGCAGCGACCACGGCAGCGCGGTCCTGCTGGACGGCCTCGAGGACGCGGGCGCGTACGTCCACGAGACGACGCTCTATCGGCTGGTCCGTCCCGAGGGGAGCGGCGAGTCGGCCGCGCTGGCCGCCGACGGCGAACTCGACGCCGCCTGCTTCACCTCGTCGCTGACCGTCGATCACTTCCTCGAGGCCGCCGCCGAACGCGGGGTCCGAGACGCGGCGCTCGAGGGGCTCGCCGACGCCACCGTCGGCGTCATCGGCGAGCCGACGGCCGAGACCGCCGCCGAGCGGGGGATCGACGTCGACATCGTGCCCGACGAGGCCACGTTCGACGCGCTCGCGCGGGAGACGGTCGCGGCCGTTCGCCGCGGTCGGGAGTAG
- a CDS encoding CBS domain-containing protein gives MSVGELGPNDVVTADPDTELETVAQRLASNNVGAAVVTEGEEPVGIVTDRDIALEVAQSDDVAATPAEDVMTAGLTTLREDADAIEVSRAIKEESARRFPVVDENGALAGIVTLDDLVATIGEQLNNVADTIESQSPEYSP, from the coding sequence ATGTCAGTCGGCGAACTCGGTCCGAACGACGTCGTAACGGCAGATCCGGACACCGAACTCGAAACGGTCGCACAGCGGCTCGCGTCGAACAACGTCGGCGCCGCGGTCGTCACCGAGGGCGAGGAGCCGGTCGGGATCGTCACCGACCGCGACATTGCCCTCGAGGTCGCCCAAAGCGACGACGTCGCCGCGACACCGGCCGAGGACGTGATGACGGCGGGGCTGACGACGCTCCGCGAGGACGCGGACGCGATCGAGGTCTCGCGAGCGATCAAGGAAGAGAGCGCGCGCCGCTTCCCGGTCGTCGACGAGAACGGCGCGCTCGCGGGAATCGTCACGCTCGACGACCTCGTCGCGACCATCGGCGAGCAACTGAACAACGTCGCCGACACGATCGAGTCCCAGTCGCCGGAGTACAGCCCGTAG
- the pheA gene encoding prephenate dehydratase, translated as MVAVTLGPEGTYSHRAATAVADGDEIDFRQSVTAIVDAVAGGEYDRGVIPIENSIEGSVTESLDALAEYDVAVVREIVTPIRHALLAQGPEFDTIASHSQALAQCRTYLEREYPDATLEAVASTAQGVEFAREDPSVAGIGHPANADDEPTLEVLAEDIQDQDSNATRFFALAPAEERSKGGGKSSLVVYPNANYPGLLLELLEPFADRDINLTRVESRPSGQRLGDYVFHVDFEAGLYEARTKEAIEELEELAENGWVRRLGSYDTEHVVE; from the coding sequence ATGGTCGCAGTTACGCTGGGTCCCGAAGGAACCTACTCGCACCGGGCGGCGACGGCGGTCGCGGACGGCGACGAGATCGACTTCCGACAGTCGGTGACGGCCATCGTCGACGCCGTCGCCGGCGGCGAGTACGATCGCGGCGTCATTCCGATCGAGAACAGCATCGAGGGCTCCGTCACGGAGAGCCTCGACGCGCTCGCGGAGTACGACGTCGCCGTCGTCCGCGAGATCGTCACCCCGATCCGCCACGCCCTCCTCGCCCAGGGACCGGAGTTCGACACGATCGCCAGTCACTCTCAGGCGCTGGCCCAGTGTCGCACCTACCTCGAGCGCGAGTACCCCGACGCTACCCTCGAGGCGGTCGCCAGCACCGCCCAGGGCGTCGAGTTCGCCCGCGAGGACCCCTCCGTCGCGGGCATCGGGCATCCGGCCAACGCCGACGACGAGCCCACGCTCGAGGTGCTCGCCGAGGACATCCAGGACCAGGACTCGAACGCGACCCGTTTCTTCGCGCTGGCGCCCGCCGAGGAGCGCTCGAAGGGCGGCGGCAAGAGCTCGCTCGTCGTCTACCCCAACGCGAACTATCCCGGTCTGCTGCTCGAACTCCTCGAGCCCTTCGCCGACCGCGACATCAACCTCACGCGGGTCGAGTCGCGCCCCAGCGGGCAGCGGCTCGGCGACTACGTCTTCCACGTCGACTTCGAGGCCGGCCTCTACGAGGCCCGGACGAAGGAGGCGATCGAGGAGTTAGAGGAACTGGCCGAGAACGGCTGGGTCCGCCGGCTGGGCTCGTACGACACCGAACACGTCGTCGAGTGA
- a CDS encoding peroxiredoxin: MTLDEGDDAPTVTAPNQDGDEVSLEFDEPTVLYFYPKDDTPGCTVEANQFQRERESYEDAGVDVYGVSTDDVDSHEAFCESAGLEFDLLADPDGEIADAFDVELRGGTAARTTFVIADGEVKAVYENVDPDGHAREVLFDALDDGLVTLSE, translated from the coding sequence ATGACGCTCGACGAAGGCGACGACGCGCCGACCGTGACCGCACCGAATCAGGACGGCGACGAGGTCTCCCTCGAGTTCGACGAGCCGACGGTCCTCTACTTCTACCCGAAGGACGACACCCCCGGCTGCACGGTCGAGGCCAATCAGTTCCAGCGCGAACGCGAGAGCTACGAGGACGCCGGCGTGGACGTCTACGGCGTCTCTACCGACGACGTCGACTCCCACGAAGCGTTCTGCGAGTCGGCGGGGCTCGAGTTCGACCTGCTGGCCGATCCGGACGGCGAGATCGCCGACGCCTTCGACGTCGAACTCCGGGGCGGGACCGCCGCGCGGACGACCTTCGTCATCGCCGACGGCGAGGTGAAAGCGGTCTACGAGAACGTCGATCCGGACGGACACGCGCGCGAGGTGTTGTTCGACGCGCTCGACGACGGACTGGTGACGCTTTCCGAGTAG